The Brachyhypopomus gauderio isolate BG-103 chromosome 2, BGAUD_0.2, whole genome shotgun sequence genome contains a region encoding:
- the slc16a3a gene encoding monocarboxylate transporter 4-like, giving the protein MGGVALDDGPGGVKAPDGGWGWAVLFGCFVITGFSYAFPKAVSVFFKELMREFGIGYSDTAWVSSILLAMLYGTGPLCSVLVNRFGCRPVMMVGGIFASTGMILAAFSTNILHIYLCTGVITGLGLALNFQPSLIMLNRYFSEKRPLANGLAAAGSPVALCCLSPLGQVLQYHYGWRGGFFILGGMLLNCCACGALMRPLAAPKKADTPGNEDLQQATEQTKTKTKLLDFTVFRDRGFLIYTVAASIMVLGLFVPPVFVVSYAKELGNEDTTSALLLSILGFIDIFARPTCGIIAGLKWVRPRCVYLFSFALIFNGTTDLIGSQAKDYTSLVVFCIFFGISYGMVGALQFEVLMAIVGTHKFSSAIGLVLLMEAIAVLVGPPSAGRLLDYTKNYMFVFLLAGIEVVLSALVLAICNFLFIKKTATQTEASVEVGQTIAELEQLSETPGEEPQGVNRDAEKQAEPKGGVAEGNLEDSTLIEAFQPDGQAQNGGIGSNPETNL; this is encoded by the exons ATGGGAGGCGTAGCGTTAGACGACGGCCCAGGCGGCGTGAAGGCCCCCGATGGCGGCTGGGGGTGGGCCGTGCTGTTCGGCTGCTTCGTGATCACTGGGTTCTCGTACGCTTTCCCCAAAGCCGTCAGTGTCTTCTTCAAAGAGCTCATGAGAGAGTTTGGCATCGGCTACAGTGATACAGCCTGGGTCTCCTCCATTCTACTGGCCATGCTATATGGCACCG GGCCCTTATGCAGTGTGCTAGTGAATCGGTTTGGGTGTCGCCCCGTTATGATGGTAGGGGGCATCTTTGCGTCTACGGGGATGATCTTGGCGGCGTTTTCTACCAACATCCTGCACATCTACCTATGTACTGGCGTGATCACAG GTCTGGGCTTGGCCTTGAACTTCCAACCTTCTCTCATCATGCTGAACCGGTACTTCAGTgagaagcgccccctagcaaACGGCCTGGCCGCTGCGGGGAGCCCTGTAGCCCTCTGCTGCCTGTCGCCACTGGGGCAGGTTCTCCAGTATCACTATGGCTGGAGGGGGGGCTTCTTCATCCTGGGGGGCATGCTGCTCAACTGCTGTGCCTGTGGGGCTCTCATGAGACCACTCGCCGCCCCAAAGAAAGCAGACACTCCTGGGAACGAGGACTTGCAGCAGGCCACGGAGCagaccaagaccaagaccaagctgCTGGACTTCACTGTGTTCAGGGATCGGGGCTTCCTCATCTACACCGTGGCCGCCTCCATTATGGTGCTGGGCTTGTTCGTGCCGCCTGTATTCGTGGTGAGTTACGCCAAGGAGCTGGGAAACGAGGACACCACGTCCGCCCTCCTGCTGTCCATCCTGGGCTTCATCGACATTTTTGCGCGGCCCACGTGCGGCATCATCGCGGGCCTGAAGTGGGTGCGTCCGCGCTGCGTCTACCTCTTCAGTTTCGCTCTCATTTTTAACGGTACAACGGACCTCATAGGCTCCCAGGCCAAAGACTACACGTCACTCGTGGTCTTCTGCATCTTCTTCGGCATCTCCTACGGTATGGTGGGAGCGCTTCAGTTCGAGGTTCTCATGGCCATCGTGGGCACACACAAGTTCTCCAGCGCCATTGGACTGGTGCTTCTCATGGAGGCCATAGCGGTGCTAGTTGGACCTCCTTCAGCTG GCCGTCTCCTGGACTACACCAAGAACTACATGTTTGTGTTCCTGCTGGCTGGGATTGAGGTGGTGCTCTCTGCCCTTGTGTTGGCGATATGCAACTTCCTGTTTATCAAGAAGACAGCCACGCAGACAGAGGCCAGTGTGGAGGTTGGGCAGACGATTGCGGAGCTGGAGCAGCTCAGTGAGACTCCTGGAGAGGAGCCACAGGGTGTCAACAGAGATGCTGAAAAACAGGCGGAGCCAAAGGGAGGCGTGGCCGAAGGCAACCTAGAGGATTCCACACTGATAGAAGCATTTCAGCCAGATGGACAAGCCCAGAACGGTGGCATTGGTTCGAATCCTGAAACCAACCTGTGA
- the LOC143506691 gene encoding uncharacterized protein LOC143506691 yields the protein MHFFVVFTYLVVHGLCWMSEKCFLYEDYVELGFQTACPKSNLTGFCKNISNAIMDLARVPSKVEALCLDFVKDSILQSNSLTRFKNLRYLKISGEMPDILHGAFKHLSRLQTLHFDCLRSSTFSLSSEVLSDLQNLRMLTFFDCKVSSMAVDVFRGIMKLEQLIIRDKTDDFSELLCRLTLVSSTLKELTVEILITTLGHPKCTFTNGTSFVVKEFSFEHINLYFDSVTVLDKTALKYIQKFSRLAISWKEFNILRAKMKKVDFLSLTHVHSLHQLESICKTASKLLTTRLTVSFFNITDYFLPNLENCSLIVDFAIIAEDSQDPLARTFNLSFIELRNLITLTVVWTVSEKKNEKIGILALCENQQVIATKLQSVLLTISEIRNITCKHFSCLRELKELIWTGSDIENIEDFSFKNNVLLKMLDLTANKISKLTANTFFGLINLETLLLTENRLIALEELTFMHLKSLKKLELGVFQCPSIESSHVQINLSLLFGIFPENLTYLSMSSGIRPIILILGKDSKHKAGLHLHVIGQSVTFHDCEGPLFESLVQLTLEADRVLCGQSFPARFLKSLKHLEITLWHKTAQMDLTDLNQLVHLKSLILVNIDLSLQPSLDVIFHNLSSLEFLRFALCWIPLLDNDLSRDLQSLKILVLKIDNTYSVTESFLEPLHNLRYLVMENPLLYCRCENVWMTDWAKYQQHVQVFLSWCSVEMLPCKSADETKLLSKYVQDHCVLDVEFLFFVCSLVGIMFFMLVVLLHQLAGEYLLAFFHIARGWLDEATRANKGGHYSFDVFVSYCGRDERWVVDELLPNLEQRGPPFLRLCLHSRDFQPGKAIVENITDSLYRSRYTLCLVSRNYLRSNWCSVEMRLATYRLMAEHKDILVLVFLETIPTELISVHHRLARLMKTKTYIDWPQDPAQRNAFWDKLWTKLAPELAT from the coding sequence atgcatttttttgtTGTGTTCACATACCTTGTGGTCCACGGATTGTGTTGGATGTCTGAGaaatgttttttgtatgaaGATTATGTGGAACTTGGCTTTCAAACTGCATGTCCAAAAAGCAATTTAACAGGATTCTGTAAAAACATCAGCAATGCGATAATGGACTTGGCCAGAGTTCCATCCAAAGTAGAAGCTCTCTGTTTGGACTTTGTGAAGGATTCAATTCTACAATCAAATTCTCTCACAAGATTTAAGAACCTTCGATATTTAAAAATATCTGGTGAAATGCCTGACATATTACATGGAGCCTTTAAACATCTATCACGTCTGCAAACTTTGCATTTTGATTGTTTGAGATCCTCAACATTTTCACTGTCCTCTGAGGTCCTCAGTGACCTTCAGAATCTAAGAATGTTGACATTTTTTGATTGCAAAGTGTCATCAATGGCGGTAGATGTCTTTAGAGGGATTATGAAGTTGGAACAGCTGATAATCAGAGACAAGACAGATGACTTTTCTGAGTTGCTGTGTAGATTAACACTCGTGTCATCTACACTAAAAGAATTAACTGTGGAGATATTGATAACTACTCTTGGACATCCAAAGTGCACATTCACTAATGGGACATCTTTTGTTGTTAAAGAATTTTCATTTGAGCACATCAATCTCTATTTTGACAGTGTAACAGTGTTGGATAAAACTGCTTTAAAATACATTCAGAAATTTTCACGTTTAGCAATCAGCTGGAAAGAATTTAATATTTTAAGAGCTAAAATGAAAAAAGTTGATTTTCTGTCATTAACTCATGTGCACAGTTTACATCAGTTAGAAAGTATCTGTAAAACTGCATCGAAACTTTTGACCACAAGACTGACAGTATCGTTCTTCAATATAACTGATTACTTTCTGCCCAATTTAGAGAATTGCTCATTGATTGTAGACTTTGCCATCATCGCAGAGGATTCGCAAGATCCTCTTGCGAGGACATTTAATTTGTCATTCATTGAACTTAGAAATCTCATTACATTGACGGTGGTCTGGACAGTGAGTgagaagaaaaatgaaaaaattgGAATTTTGGCACTTTGTGAAAATCAGCAAGTTATTGCCACTAAACTACAGTCAGTGCTCCTTACAATAAGCGAAATCAGAAATATCACCTGCAAGCATTTTAGTTGCTTGAGGGAGCTTAAGGAATTGATCTGGACAGGAAGTGATATTGAAAATATAGAggatttttcatttaaaaacaaTGTTTTATTAAAAATGTTAGACCTGACTGCGAACAAAATATCAAAACTTACAGCAAATACATTTTTTGGCTTGATAAATCTAGAAACCCTTCTACTTACAGAGAATCGTTTGATTGCACTTGAAGAACTAACATTTATGCATTTAAAATCCCTAAAAAAATTAGAACTGGGAGTTTTTCAATGTCCATCTATTGAATCTTCACACGTCCAGATCAACCTTAGTTTGTTATTTGGTATCTTCCCTGAAAATCTGACTTATTTGTCCATGAGTTCTGGAATAAGACCAATAATTCTGATACTAGGCAAAGACAGTAAACATAAAGCAGGCCTACACCTGCATGTTATTGGCCAATCTGTCACTTTTCATGATTGTGAGGGTCCACTTTTTGAATCTCTTGTCCAGTTAACTCTAGAGGCAGATCGTGTGCTGTGTGGTCAGTCTTTCCCTGCTCGGTTTCTCAAGTCTCTAAAGCACTTGGAAATCACATTATGGCACAAAACTGCACAAATGGATTTGACAGATTTGAACCAGCTAGTTCACCTGAAGAGTCTAATCCTTGTAAACATAGATTTATCTCTGCAGCCTAGTCTTGATGTCATTTTCCACAATTTGTCCAGTCTGGAATTCCTGCGATTTGCCCTCTGCTGGATACCGTTGCTGGATAATGACTTGAGCAGAGATCTACAGTCACTTAAAATATTGGTACTGAAAATAGATAATACGTATAGTGTTACAGAGAGCTTTCTGGAGCCCCTACATAACCTTAGATATCTTGTTATGGAAAATCCGCTTCTTTACTGTAGGTGTGAAAATGTCTGGATGACTGATTGGGCAAAATACCAACAGCATGTTCAGGTGTTTCTTTCATGGTGCTCAGTAGAGATGCTTCCATGTAAAAGTGCTGATGAAACTAAACTGTTGTCCAAATATGTTCAGGACCACTGTGTTCTGGATGttgagtttttgttttttgtttgctctTTGGTGGGAATAATGTTCTTCATGTTGGTGGTGTTGCTCCATCAGCTGGCTGGTGAATACTTGCTGGCCTTCTTCCACATAGCTCGAGGCTGGTTGGACGAGGCCACCAGGGCGAACAAAGGAGGACATTATAGTTTTGATGTTTTTGTGTCCTACTGTGGGAGGGATGAGCGCTGGGTGGTTGATGAGCTTCTGCCCAACCTGGAGCAAAGAGGACCCCCTTTCCTCAGGCTGTGCCTTCACAGCAGGGATTTCCAGCCAGGAAAAGCCATTGTGGAGAACATTACAGACAGCCTCTACAGAAGCAGATACACTCTCTGCCTGGTTAGCCGCAACTACCTCCGCAGTAACTGGTGTTCAGTGGAGATGCGCTTGGCTACTTACAGGTTGATGGCTGAACACAAGGACATCCTTGTCCTGGTCTTCCTGGAAACAATTCCTACTGAGCTAATAAGTGTGCATCACCGACTGGCCCGACTGATGAAGACCAAGACCTACATAGACTGGCCACAAGACCCAGCTCAACGCAATGCATTCTGGGACAAACTTTGGACAAAGCTTGCACCTGAACTTGCCACTTAG
- the engase gene encoding cytosolic endo-beta-N-acetylglucosaminidase — translation MMDGALAVERDHTAGVNQKRKRQDSSGDSDEKIRKTETDVESHCIENCVELNSVKEVMPYEGSPLPAQHYDLNTTEPISSGLKSLDELLSWKRSEASPFNVATVPMGRRQTPLASCSRRTLVCHDMMGGYLEDRFIQGTTIEAPYVFYHWDYIDIFNYFSHNMVTIPPATWTNAAHKHGVHSLGTFITEWTDGEKVCEQFLATEETYRTAADKLVQIAHCYGFDGWLINIENKLSAVAVKNVELFLRYLTAQMHERVPGSLVIWYDSVLDDGLLKWQNELNDRNRVFFDACDGIFTNYNWTESSLQAMVSHTAAQRRLADIYVGVDVFARGEVVGGKFETNKALELVRKYNLSTAIFAPGWVYECLDKADFHKNQDKFWSLLSDYLYVHQHASPLPFVSSFCQGFGRSVYWKGQVEQDKSWFNLNAQEIQPLYSTTSLEGGGWLRSRSCPAEAWAGGSSLLLEGWIPRSLTKACARIFSLHMPLPTKTLISFVYKPLAGLNVSLELRTTDALLCSSASEAPSSSVFPVALSEDNDLVKQFTENCGRSGNNGWTSRCFLLELSGCALREVCVCVAPDNAGDDLEFSCRIGEIMVLDANGLFRQPVPVQDVCVYDDVWKRAVGRGEGSPLKLRLSATLRWQYPAQHARHFRVHWRHRPDPGDPPSPLTLIGRAYSTLYRVVELEVPLVSGLMELLVEPVSREGFSVLQTYWGICTLSYPQSTADV, via the exons ATGATGGACGGTGCTTTGGCCGTCGAGAGAGATCACACTGCTGGCGTGAACCAGAAAAGAAAAAGACAGGATAGTTCCGGTGATTCAGACGAAAAGATCCGTAAAACCGAAACTGA TGTGGAGTCACACTGCATAGAGAATTGTGTCGAGCTGAACAGTGTTAAGGAAGTGATGCCCTATGAAGGCTCTCCACTACCAG CACAGCACTACGACCTGAACACAACAGAACCCATCAGCTCTGGCCTGAAGTCTCTAGACGAGCTGTTGTCTTGGAAACGCAGTGAGGCAAGCCCCTTCAACGTGGCCACTGTACCCATGGGCAGAAGACAGACGCCCCTGGCCAGCTGCTCCAGAAGAACGCTCGTTTGCCATGACATGATGGGTGGATACCTCGAGGACCG ATTCATTCAAGGTACGACGATCGAGGCCCCCTATGTCTTCTATCACTGGGACTACATTGACATCTTTAACTACTTCAGCCACAATATGGTGACCATCCCTCCTGCTACGTGGACCAACGCTGCCCATAAACACGGCGTGCACTCCCTGG GCACCTTCATCACTGAGTGGACTGATGGTGAGAAGGTGTGTGAGCAGTTTCTGGCCACCGAGGAGACGTATCGTACTGCTGCTGATAAGCTTGTGCAGATTGCTCACTGCTATGGCTTTGACGGCTGGCTCATTAACATTGAAAATAAACTGAGT GCTGTGGCTGTGAAGAACGTAGAGCTCTTCCTGCGCTATCTCACGGCGCAGATGCACGAGCGCGTGCCTGGCAGCCTGGTGATCTGGTACGACAGTGTCCTGGATGACGGATTGCTCAAGTGGCAGAATGAGCTAAATGACAGGAACAG AGTGTTTTTCGACGCCTGTGACGGCATCTTCACCAACTACAACTGGACGGAGAGTAGTCTGCAGGCCATGGTCTCGCACACCGCCGCCCAGCGCCGCCTTGCCGACATCTATGTCGGCGTCGACGTCTTTGCGCGGGGGGAAGTGGTCGGGGGCAAGTTTGAAACCAACAAG GCTCTGGAGCTGGTGCGTAAATATAACCTTTCCACGGCCATCTTCGCCCCTGGCTGGGTGTACGAGTGTCTGGACAAGGCAGACTTCCACAAAAACCAGGACAA GTTTTGGAGCCTGCTGTCAGACTACCTGTACGTCCACCAGCATGCTTCTCCTCTGCCCTTCGTCTCCTCTTTCTGTCAAGGTTTTGGCAGGAGTGTCTACTGGAAAGGGCAG GTGGAGCAGGACAAGAGCTGGTTCAACCTAAATGCCCAGGAGATCCAGCCACTTTACTCCACGACCAGCCTGGAGGGAGGTGGCTGGCTGAGGAGTCGTAGCTGCCCTGCAGAGGCCTGGGCTGGGGGAAGCTCCTTGCTGCTGGAGGGCTGGATCCCGCGCTCTCTCACCAAGGCCTGCGCGAG GATATTTTCTCTGCACATGCCTCTGCCCACGAAGACGTTGATCTCTTTTGTCTACAAGCCGTTGGCAGGGCTGAACGTGTCCTTGGAGCTCCGCACGACGGACGCTTTGCTCTGCTCGTCTGCTTCCGAAGCTCCCT ccagTAGTGTTTTTCCAGTTGCATTAAGTGAGGATAATGACCTGGTGAAGCAGTTCACTGAGAACTGTGGCCGGTCAGGTAACAACGGCTGGACAAGCAG aTGCTTTCTTCTGGAGCTGAGCGGCTGTGCCCtcagggaggtgtgtgtatgtgtagctcCTGATAACGCAGGTGACGATCTGGAGTTCAGCTGCCGGATTGGAGAGATCATG gttttGGATGCCAACGGTCTGTTCCGGCAGCCTGTCCCTGTGcaggatgtatgtgtgtatgatgatGTTTGGAAGAGGGCcgtggggagaggagaggggagcccTCTGAAGCTCCGCCTCAGTGCCACTCTACGCTGGCAGTACCCAGCACAGCATGCACGCCACTTCCGTGTTCACTGGCGCCACAGGCCGGACCCCGGGGACCCGCCTAGCCCACTGACTCTGATCGGTAGGGcctactccaccctctaccGGGTGGTTGAGCTCGAGGTGCCTCTTGTCTCTGGCCTGATGGAGCTGCTGGTGGAGCCGGTGAGCAGGGAGGGTTTTAGCGTGCTGCAGACTTACTGGGGAATATGTACACTCAGCTACCCCCAAAGCACTGCGGATGTATGA